A single Gammaproteobacteria bacterium DNA region contains:
- a CDS encoding copper chaperone PCu(A)C has translation MLTRLTAGSHTVLPHGRLVFEPGGWRLMLMGMLRTPRPGERIDVQLEFAGGGRADCTWRCARCGKSAVVGNDNDTLVGCM, from the coding sequence TTGCTGACCCGGTTGACGGCCGGTTCCCACACTGTCTTGCCCCACGGACGCCTGGTGTTTGAGCCCGGCGGGTGGCGTCTCATGCTGATGGGGATGTTGCGGACGCCGAGGCCGGGTGAGAGGATTGATGTGCAACTGGAGTTTGCGGGCGGCGGAAGAGCGGACTGCACCTGGCGGTGCGCAAGGTGCGGGAAATCGGCGGTCGTCGGCAACGATAACGATACGCTTGTTGGCTGCATGTGA
- a CDS encoding sigma-54-dependent Fis family transcriptional regulator, translated as MARNILIVDDDVAICRTLQLHLRSQDYQVAVSHSVDEGLRLAARHAPDLVILDIRMPGRSGLEGLVEFKRRFPAVHVVMITAFHDMDSTIAAMQRGAQDYIHKPIDIDELDAAVTRILSPERLQILDAAVPAGQADIPTMVGRSHAMKEVYKTIGLVAARPVTVLITGESGTGKELVAQAIHRAGANPDGPFIAVNCAALVETLLESDMFGHEKGAFTGAVNRQAGKFALAGNGTIFLDEVGELSPAMQAKLLRVLQEKEFTPLGAKAPEKTAARVIAATNVKLAERVRQGRFREDLYYRLRVVTVHLPPLRERKDDLLDLVQALLARINKQLNRNVSRVSMDVIHCLQHYAWPGNVRELENVLAKAVALCPGQVITRDLVSDICPGQTDAGAAGTERPLSQWSLDEVTRAHVNRVLEATGWHKGRACDILGVSRPRLRRMIRQFGLIVPDDIADDDDGE; from the coding sequence CTGTCGCACCTTGCAACTGCATTTGCGGAGCCAGGATTACCAAGTGGCTGTGTCTCACAGCGTGGACGAAGGGCTGCGCCTGGCGGCACGGCACGCTCCCGATCTGGTTATCCTGGACATTCGCATGCCGGGGCGTTCGGGCCTGGAGGGTCTGGTGGAATTCAAACGCCGCTTTCCCGCCGTGCACGTGGTGATGATCACCGCCTTTCACGACATGGACAGCACCATTGCCGCCATGCAGCGGGGCGCCCAGGACTACATTCACAAACCCATTGACATCGACGAACTGGACGCCGCCGTCACCCGCATACTTTCGCCCGAGCGGCTCCAGATCCTGGACGCCGCCGTGCCCGCCGGCCAGGCCGATATCCCCACCATGGTCGGCCGCAGTCACGCCATGAAAGAAGTGTACAAAACCATCGGCCTGGTGGCGGCGCGGCCGGTTACCGTGTTAATCACCGGTGAAAGTGGTACCGGCAAGGAACTGGTGGCGCAGGCCATTCACCGCGCCGGCGCCAATCCCGACGGGCCCTTCATCGCCGTCAACTGCGCCGCCCTGGTGGAAACCCTGCTGGAATCCGATATGTTCGGCCACGAAAAAGGCGCCTTTACCGGCGCCGTGAACCGCCAGGCGGGAAAATTCGCCCTGGCCGGGAACGGCACCATCTTTCTCGACGAAGTGGGTGAGCTGTCGCCGGCCATGCAGGCCAAGCTGCTCCGGGTGTTGCAGGAAAAGGAGTTCACCCCCCTGGGCGCCAAAGCGCCGGAGAAAACCGCTGCCCGGGTGATTGCCGCCACCAATGTCAAGCTGGCCGAACGCGTCAGACAAGGGCGTTTCAGGGAAGATTTGTACTACCGCCTGCGGGTGGTGACGGTACACCTGCCGCCCTTGCGCGAACGCAAGGATGACTTGCTCGACCTGGTTCAGGCCCTGCTGGCCCGCATCAACAAACAGTTGAACCGCAATGTTTCCCGGGTCTCCATGGACGTGATTCACTGCCTGCAGCACTACGCCTGGCCCGGCAATGTGCGGGAGCTGGAAAACGTGCTCGCCAAAGCCGTCGCCCTGTGTCCCGGCCAGGTCATCACCCGGGATTTGGTGAGTGACATCTGCCCCGGCCAGACTGACGCCGGGGCGGCGGGGACGGAACGGCCCTTGTCCCAATGGTCCCTGGACGAAGTCACCCGGGCCCACGTCAACCGGGTGCTGGAAGCCACCGGCTGGCACAAGGGCCGGGCCTGCGACATCCTCGGCGTTTCACGGCCACGGCTGCGGCGCATGATCAGGCAGTTCGGACTCATCGTTCCGGATGACATTGCCGACGACGATGACGGTGAATAA